ATTGTGGTTTTGATTGAAAGATATTTGCAATGGCTGAAACTTTTGAGCCGCCAACTCGTTTCTTTTCTTCCACTGTTGCCATGACTTACTTGCCTtgatagaaaaataataaacttTTAACATTTGTATGACAATAACATCATAAATGAAACATAATACGTGTCGTTACTACCTGCACCTTACACGTTAAAAAGTGATGATGGTTCTACTCTGATATGTTTCAGCCCATTGTCATTCATGTATTTTTTATATTCATCATGTTTTTAATGAtctgaaaagaaaataaatattacacTAACATACATAATATGAATGCAATTGGACCTAAAACAAGTCAACTGTTATATAACTTGACTGATTATTTTTATACATAAGGTCTTTTTGTGTGCACATATAACATTAAAATTAATAGTCACTAAACATTTGTAAAGATCAATTGTGTTGTCAACACTCAAAATATATGTTTGAGTGTGCAAAAGCATATTCTTTGATAACATTAATGGGAGTCATTTTATTGTGCTACATATTAGATATATTTACTGTGATTGTCTGAAATGATTTAAGTTAGACTTAAATGGGAGGCATATAGTATAAAGAGGTGGGGTCTTGTCTGGGCTTCACCCTCCTCCTATTGCCATAGCACACCATGCTCCTGCAATCAATACTTGAATCCTTTCTCTGTAGTTGAAGTATGAAAAGTGGAAGCATGTACATGTTGTACACttgtatattatatactatGCACATAATATGCACACCTTTGTATAATAATAGGTTAAAGTTAAATGTagcttaaaataaataataaagctAATGTGTTGTAAAAAACTTTCTCTCATTTATATTATCTTTTCATAATACTCTAAGTGCATCATTTTTAAAGAACTGCTATCGTACCTGATGAgctaattataataattaatcaTAAAATTTCTATTGTTAACAAATTATTAATCAACAAAGTCCAGTAAAAATAAGGCTACTGTTATTATGCCATAATTTTTGTTTACTACCTATTTTATCAATGTATAACTGCAAACCTATACTGTTACAACTTTCTTTTTAGTTATATATGCAACAACTATGAGACAAATTactaaaattaataaatttatagaTGTTAGCTCAGATGTTAGCACTTTTATCACATGACTGTACTAAATCTAAGGAAAAGTATTTATCTGAATTTGTATTTTCATTTCAATTAATCACATTTTGTTTAGTTAAATGGAAGATAAAACTGATAACTTAAAGTTCCAAATTTTTTAGTCACATTCATTAGGACAACACGTTTATCTTAGATTTAAAGGCAAATACCAGCAAATAAATCAATTTCGGAAGGTatttgaaaaataaataaaaggtCACCGATAAAAATGTCGCCTACACAACAGTTGATCTCTATCTGCAGACATTATCAAACGTGCATGATTTAGTATGCGCGATCAGAATGTTTACAAAAACTCAAGTAAACGTACGTTGTATTTCGCCATTATAAGTTATCAAGCCCAATGGATTTGCGACTACCAAAAAATGTACAATAATAGTTATCACTGCGAGATCGTTCATTTAGTACACAATTACTTAATTGACTTTTAATTAGAAACGTAAGTAACACACGCAATCATACTGAATTGGTTTAATAAAATATGACAAACTGTTTATAGAGAGAGCATAAACTAACCAGTGGTGTCACCATGTGCACGAAACCATTTTCCTTTTTAAGATGTATTTTCAGCGTTTCGTATCTTCGTTTTTTCAACAACACGGTTATCCTTTCACATCGGTGCGAACACAATCAAGTCGAAATACTTTCGTAAAAAATTTCGAGTAAATACGATAAGATTCAACTGTTGACTCTGTCAAGATTGCTTATAATCGTGACAGACGCTTATTTCCACAAATTTTTTATACTTCCATGGATAACAATAATTGCAGAATATTTTAATCGCGTGAACCGGTATCACTTTTAATTCTTGTTTCTAAATAACTACTACTTATTTCCGGCAATTAATCGCGATTAATTTTACATCGCGAAGCACTTTCACAACCGGCTGTGATCTACCCGTGTCAACAACCCGTGAAAAATGATCCAAGATGGTCGTCGTCCTTTTTAAAGATGGTGACTATGGCTACTAGGGATTTTAATTCTGAGAAATATCGTACGGAGAGAAATGCCTTATCTTCTTTCCATATTCACCACAGATGTACATATTACTTATCATGTTCAAATTTACCATAGCGTTAAGAATGAACTTCTATAATTAAACGAAACCAAGATTCCTTCAGACATATAAAATACATTATCATATGTGTGCAAGAAATTTTCATTATTACTCGCACAGAAttctattcatttttttttctatttaaaaagaaatataatcCTTCAACAAGTATGTAGAAAGATAAGAGTTGGTGCGAATAAAGAGAGAACGACAAGAGTAAACTCTTCCAAAATTGATTAGAATTTTGTTCTAGGGTTTTAAGCTAGCTACATGTAATCATTTCTATCGATCGTAAGCAACACGTCATACAATGGATGCCATGGTATACGCATCCGTAAGGAGATAATCGTTTATTGTGGTTTTTATGAAAAAAGCACAATCCCTGGTGGAAGCCTCCTGTGTATTTCGTGTGGAGAAATAATAGAAGTAGTTGTTGAACGGATGTAACAATCAATGAGCATATTTGCGTGAGGTGCAAAGTGTGTTAAGTGAAGAACCGAGTGTGCACGTAAGTGTGTACGAGCTGCCTAAAGGGGTTTATACATCAAGGACTTATTTTCGCAAAACATGAACTTTCTTAATAAAATCAATGAGACGAAAATAAGATGGTTTCGAGTATGTTGTTGTGGTGCTGATGTtactattaaaaaataatagTTCAGAACGAACTTTGTTAGGCATAGCCCTCGCGTTTTAAAGGACTATGAATAGAGACGTCAAAGGAGCATGATGTGTTATTATCTAAGATACAGAAAAACTCGAAGACTCCACGGCTTCCCACATTAAATAGGCTTAAAAAAAagataataataaaaagaaaaaaaaaaaagaaaaaaacacttTGGCAAGACCATCTACTTCTAATAAACTTTACAATAAACTTTTACGTACAATGTTTGAAGGAAATACTTGTGTTCCATAGGGCAACAAGAATTGTGTTACCGTACTCTGTTAAAAATTAAAAGAAAGAAAGTCAAATTTAAAGCATATTTATTATTAACTTATACAAGGACATTTATATGCTCGTGAATTGTTAAATAAAATGAACTATTCCCTTTGCTAAACGTTTCTAGGGAAACAAAAATATTTTAGCGCTACTTAGGCATAATTTATATCTACTTGAAGCAAGAAGCACTCAAAGTCTTGCAGTAATAGTAGATATATATTGAACATCTCTATGATATTTATGAATGTATTGATTAAACAGGAATTAAGGACATTTTTAACATCAAAGTTTCTGACGAATGGACTTTTTAATCTTTTACCAAAGTGATATTACAATCGGATTTTATGTGTTATCCTCCGAACTTTTCGTCTCGTATACTAAAAATGTTGCTACATTATTTCTCACCGCGTAATTGTCATAAGACCTATGTGATCCGTTCGAATATGATATTGTTCTTGGACAAGTATTATTGCACACTGGATATCTATCTAGTAAGACCTTTTTTATATTTGCGTTTCAGAAAAGGTTTAAAGGCGCCAGAACTGCGTTGGCTTCGCGCAAGAAAACCCGAAAAATCCAGAAATACAAAGCCTGGATGACGGGACAAGTGacatcatacttttgaagcaatagtgaaAGTGATCGAATGAAAAGTGAAAGTATGGACAATAATACAGATGGGGACAACTTAAACCTGAGCTGCGGCGAAAATGATATAGTGGATGAGTTGAAAATTGCTGCAGATGAAACTTATGATACACGTAGTGAAGTCTCATCTAGTAGTTCAAACTCTGATTCTAGTCAACCAAGTATAAGCTCTGTTTCAACAAAATCCTCACGTGGAGATAATAAGCGTAATCGAAAGAACAGGGGGAAACGTGCTAGGTCCAGAGATTCCAAATCTTCTAGCCCTGAAACAAAGCGCGCAAGATCTAAGGAGAGCAAAGGAATTACTAAGAGCTATGATTATGCTACAAAATTAAATTACCTGTTCAGAGACGCAAGGTTAGCTACTTTTTAAAATAGTACTATATCTTTGTATTTGTACTATATGTACTTTTTCTTTGCTGTTAATTGTCAACTAATTTTGTGAGCTGCCTGAAATCAGTTATAAATGTTTAAATAAGTACATTTATATAAATGCCCAGGACATGTCTTAAAGTTTTTTTTATCAGATTTTTTATCATCAAATCGAACAATGCTGAGAATGTCACATTATCAAAGGCCAAAGGAGTATGGAGTACCTTACCTCAAAATGAGGCGAACTTAAATCAAGCTTACAGAGAATCAAGAAATGTTTTGCTTGTTTTTTCTGTAAAAGAATCAGGAAAGTTTGCTGGTTTTGCAAGATTAAGTACAGAGTCAAGAAGAGATGGAGCACCAATTTCTTGGGTTTGTATagttaattaaataaatataaatttcgaAATTATCTTACATACTATTAGGAAGAAAGTACATGTTAATTTTAGGTGTTACCACCTGGATTGTCTGCAAAAGCATTGGGCGGTGTATTTAAAGTTGATTGGATATGTAGAAAGGAATTACCATTTACAGCGACGTTACATTTGTACAATCCATGGAATGATGGTAAGCAAGTGAAAATTGGTCGTGATGGACAAGAAATTGAACCAAGAGTTGCAGAAGAATTGTGCAGATTATTTCCAGAAGACGAAGGTAcataaaagtatataattttTCCTTTATAAATGAGAAGAAAGATATACGTTTCTTTcaatataaaataaatcttcAGGAATTGAAATGACTCCGATCTTGAGAAAGTCCAAGGAAGCAGCAAAACATATTATGAAGTCTCGTTCGTATCGTGATAACAGACCTGTTAATAACAGTTCTAGATTTTTACGTTCAAGGGGCGGTAGAGGACGTAGACTTTTCTTAACGTCGCGATCTCGTTTAGCTTCATTAGCTAGAGGATCTCATTTAGCTGGTAACGAACATAGAGGGTCGAGAGACCATCACCACCATCGGTATGCTACTTGGTTCAATCGAAGCGATTCTCCTTATTCCAAGTACGTATAGTATGTGTCGAAGTACACCATTGTTCTAAATTTAGTACATtgtttttaataatcataaattTCACAGAGGATATGGTAGTCCGGGATTGGGTGTAGCTGCTGCAGCTGAAGCGTATGTTGCAGATTATATGCGCACTATGCAACATCAATTGCCTCCTCTACCTCCTTATGCCGCATCTCATCCCTACGATTCTTTAcctccgccgccgccaccacccAGATATTATGACGGTTTGCCATTACCACCTGATTATAGTGCTGCGGCCTCCGCGCTTGAAAAACGTAGTTATGAAAGAAGCGTAGATGAATTTTTGTGGAGAACAGCCAGTCGACATAGTCGACATAGTGATCATCGATCCTCGCGTGATCATCATCATAGATATAGGGACCGTAGATAAGAAATTTTGAATAATATTGTCTTCGTTCATCTATTCCTTCGTTTCTCTATTCATGCACACATTGTAAGGGCTTTCAAGGTATCGTAACATTTATAATCATGAGATAGTAAGTGTTTAATCATTACTTGGTTATTTGTATTCATAATTCAGACGAGAATAATTTGAATTTTTAATTGTGTACATATACATTTGGACAATGTCTAATTTTTAAACATAAACGAAATATCACTGTTTTTTAATGAAAtgatagatttaagaagcatttaaatatGCTTCAGATTAAGATTgaagaaattataaaaataatttaatcaatttttttGTACATGATAATAAAAAAGAATTGTAGAACTGATTCACAATTGATCAGATCTTGCGTCGTATGCATTTAGTATTAACGAAAAATAAGTATTTTCAATATAATTTATTTACCTTCTgacttttttttattatattcaggttagatattatatatttatatatttttgtaatttttacACATATTGATATTTGAACTATTTTTTACGCATAACCAATTCAATTGTGAATCAACCCCATAATGAAACATACCACATGTGTTTGCATTGATTGGTACGGCAAATTTCTATAATCAAATTTTGCAAGACCATCACACCGCTTTAACATAGACCACTGCCGTCGATAAAAATTTACTTTTGCAGCACTTTAAAAATATACATCATTAATTATTGGTCATATTTCCTTGTATAAGAGAAATTGTAAAATAATGAGTTGCAAAAAACAGTATTTTCGTCACAATTAACTGTGCACATCGCTCATAAATTACATGTACTGTTAAAAATCGCAACTAATTACAGAACTAGCCTAATATTATGAATACGTATTGAGATCATTGATTTATATCATGTTTTTTTTTTGCGCTATTTCGTAGTAAAGATTTAAGAAATAAGTGAAATGCTTTCGTTTTTCTTTACCCTTTCTATGAACATAACTATAAGTTTTCTAATCATCTTTACAAGCAATTGGAAAATAATGAAACATGCGAGATAAATCTTATCTTCTACACCATCCACGCGGACAATTAATGGACGGATGTTTCAATCTTGGTAGTTGATTGTCAGAATACACACGCATCAGTTTTTAATTATGTTACTTCATACCCACTTCATAAAATGTATGTTGTGCGTTACTTTATACATCGCAATTTGCTACTTTCTGCTAAAAATAAGACAAGCTTCCTATTTAACACAATATGAAATTTCATTGttttttgcgaagtataatcaaACAAAGCAAAAATATCTTGCAATATCTCAGACAGTTACAAAACCCGTGAATTTGGAGATAGAAGTTTTGGAACATGATGAATTCAATGGAGAACCGATTAATTTACAGGTAAGCAAATGAACAGTTATGCTAGTTGAATGTGATAAATAAAAGCTTTgatatatctttttttaaatagGAAAGTGCAATGATACTGCAACGAATTGCAAATGTATGCACGAAATATAATTTAAAGACTCCTTTGATAAAAAGGCATTTTTTATATAATCCTAAACATAAGTCAATGTATTGTTGGATTAGAAAGGCAGCTTCTACAAGTTTTACAAAATTGTTTGCAGACATGAAAAATCGACCACATACGCGGAATTATTACAAGTAATTTTACATTTCTCTTTCTCCTTAGTATTTTATGTACTAATACTTTAAATTATTCATAGAGAAGTTGATATATTAACACCACAAACTATAAAGGAACTGGAACTAATATCAAATGATACAAAAATATTTAAACTTCTCGTAGTACGACATCCTTTTCAAAGGCTCGTTTCGTCATACAGGTAACtgcatttcaatattttttttatgaagtatacatgattgAGTTACATAGTAGAATATTTCTCGACTATTAGAGATCGAATAGAGGATAATTCGAAGTATACCGCACAAGCTTGGATTTATACAAAAAAAATATTCCGTTTTACGAGACCTAAATTGTTGCATTCGAATACAACATCTAGTAATTTTCAACGAAAAGTATTTACATCTGACAAAAGGTATAATGGCTATGAAGTAATAAGTATTTCTTTTAAGTTATTGATTGCTTTTTAATACAAGTCTCTATTTTATCAAAAGATTAAAGATCGTGCCAACATTTAAAGAATTCCTGGAATGGCTTTTACGAAGCTCTGAAGAAGACGATGTTCACTGGGCTCCATACTATACACACTGTGCTCTGTGTGATGTGCGATATAATTATGTTTTAAAGTTGGACGATTATACGTATGGGCaaattaattacattttctCTAAATTTAACTTGgacaaaaataaagtatattttcCTAATATGCAGAAAACACGAGGTGGATATACGAATTTTGATATTACGTGCAAGTACTTTGCAAATCTAACACATGATATAGTGTTAAAGTTGTATGAAAGATATAAAATTGACTTTGAAATGTACAATTACAATATTAGTCGATACCTAAATTGTGTGGACAAAAGATTAAAAAAATCTTAACTCAATAGAAAGATAATATTTTTGTAGTAAGAAAAAagtatttatttcttttttgttttttgtatAAAAATGCATTTCATAGTCACTGGATCTATGAAATGATGTACTACAAACATAACACTCtgtatttttataaatatttgtagAAATTAAAATACATTTCATTCAAAAATAATTTTCGGTAAGATCGCTATTATACATGTACCATTCGCTTGCATAGTTTGCTATCATATGTATCATGATCCCTTATTTTCTAATAATCACGACCTTTATTaatcaatgaatattttaataaaactgTACGAAAATTTAAACAGCAAAATGAAATTCATAAAACGATTATTGGAATTAGTATGTATGTACATTTTTTTTCGTACAAATACACACTTTTGTATAAAACTAAGTAATCAACATATTAAATTGATGAAAATCTCTTATCTTTCCAATTTCAGTTAAAGTATTTTTAGTATACTTACTTCACCAACTCACTGTGAAGCTGCAGTTTGCATATTATCATCATGTACAATTAAACAGTCATCGTcttccgaatttttatttattttagacTCTAACTTAGCAGTATCATTATTTGTATCATTCTCAATAATGGAAACGTCATCATCCACATCGTGAACTTGTAATTTCCGTTTTTTCGACGATACAATTCCCTCGGGAGACTCAGTTTTACGTTTCTTTGCCATGGCTGATGGAACAGTTTCAGTATCAACTATCATTACATTATCATCGGATGATTCCACCTAGATCATAATAATAAAATTCTTAGTTTGCATAGATCCTAAGTTTTTAAACATTAACATGTCATCTATTGATCTACTTACCTGACCGTTTGAAGTAGACGGTTTTACCAAATCATTATCTTCCTTAGGTTTAAGATCTTTTTCATCTGCTAATATAAGGAAGTCAGGGCTGTCACCTTTCAAATTCGACCGTTCTCTATACACTATAGTTACAGTTAAAGAATAATTTTGTTGAAAATCATCGACCTTAAGGATAGTACCGTCCTTAATccctaattcttctaaaagtttATCATTATTCTGCTCAGTTTCTCCTTCTTCACTACTGATAACAACGGTACCGGTACCATCAATCATAACATCTGGAGCAACCATGTTCAACCTATTCTTTAATACTACTTCGTCCAGTTCTTTGATTGTCACTTTAGATGTGTCGATTACTAATACGGCTTGTGGTGTAGGTGCACAAACATAACATTTTGGATTTGGTGGATTAACATTTTTCTCAGGTACCAACAACTGATTGCGATGATTCATTTTCGAACGTAAATATACAGATTTACAAGCTTTCAAATTATTTTCAAGAATGCGGAATGCATGGAGAACAACTAAACCAGCAACTATTGCATTCGTAGTTGCTATCGCGGGGATTATGTTCCCTGCCATTGCTGTAAAACATAATGGAAGTTAAACAAATTTTCCTTAACTTTAGAATATAGAAATTATATGATCTTGAGCAGCCTACAATGGTATCCAGTGTTATAACTATTCACTTACATTTTATATCAAATCTCGTTTTTTGAGGTATACCAAAAATATGAGCCCTTATGTTGGCACAGGCTGCAACAAAATCCATTGAACTTTGATCATCTTTATCCCATACAAGATGGTTATTCGATGATTTTTCCTGGGAAGCTTTCAATGCATTGCTTAGAGTTTTCACTGATTCGGCAAATATTGTACCACACTTAGAGATACTCCAACGTTGTTGATCTTTTAAACCAGGTTCATTTACTTCCTTACTGCATCCTGGTACTATATTATAAAGAGAT
This sequence is a window from Xylocopa sonorina isolate GNS202 chromosome 6, iyXylSono1_principal, whole genome shotgun sequence. Protein-coding genes within it:
- the Ythdc1 gene encoding YTH domain containing 1, whose product is MKSESMDNNTDGDNLNLSCGENDIVDELKIAADETYDTRSEVSSSSSNSDSSQPSISSVSTKSSRGDNKRNRKNRGKRARSRDSKSSSPETKRARSKESKGITKSYDYATKLNYLFRDARFFIIKSNNAENVTLSKAKGVWSTLPQNEANLNQAYRESRNVLLVFSVKESGKFAGFARLSTESRRDGAPISWVLPPGLSAKALGGVFKVDWICRKELPFTATLHLYNPWNDGKQVKIGRDGQEIEPRVAEELCRLFPEDEGIEMTPILRKSKEAAKHIMKSRSYRDNRPVNNSSRFLRSRGGRGRRLFLTSRSRLASLARGSHLAGNEHRGSRDHHHHRYATWFNRSDSPYSKGYGSPGLGVAAAAEAYVADYMRTMQHQLPPLPPYAASHPYDSLPPPPPPPRYYDGLPLPPDYSAAASALEKRSYERSVDEFLWRTASRHSRHSDHRSSRDHHHRYRDRR
- the LOC143424648 gene encoding carbohydrate sulfotransferase 11 translates to MLLHTHFIKCMLCVTLYIAICYFLLKIRQASYLTQYEISLFFAKYNQTKQKYLAISQTVTKPVNLEIEVLEHDEFNGEPINLQESAMILQRIANVCTKYNLKTPLIKRHFLYNPKHKSMYCWIRKAASTSFTKLFADMKNRPHTRNYYKEVDILTPQTIKELELISNDTKIFKLLVVRHPFQRLVSSYRDRIEDNSKYTAQAWIYTKKIFRFTRPKLLHSNTTSSNFQRKVFTSDKRLKIVPTFKEFLEWLLRSSEEDDVHWAPYYTHCALCDVRYNYVLKLDDYTYGQINYIFSKFNLDKNKVYFPNMQKTRGGYTNFDITCKYFANLTHDIVLKLYERYKIDFEMYNYNISRYLNCVDKRLKKS
- the Uba2 gene encoding ubiquitin-like activating enzyme 2 — translated: MAANINGVFTENLQNAILQSKVLIVGAGGIGCEILKNLVMTGFTDIEIIDLDTIDVSNLNRQFLFQKKHVGKSKADVARETALTFNPDAKIVHYHDSITSPDYGVSFFKKFTLVMNALDNRAARNHVNRMCLAADVPLIESGTAGYEGQVELIKKGLSQCYECTPKATQKTFPGCTIRNTPSEPIHCIVWAKHLFNQLFGEEDPDQDVSPDTADPEATDSAAQGALNSKSNEKGNVDRISTKVWAQSCNYDPEKLFTKLFHDDIKYLLSMDNLWKKRRPPTPLNWKELPDGVPGCSKEVNEPGLKDQQRWSISKCGTIFAESVKTLSNALKASQEKSSNNHLVWDKDDQSSMDFVAACANIRAHIFGIPQKTRFDIKSMAGNIIPAIATTNAIVAGLVVLHAFRILENNLKACKSVYLRSKMNHRNQLLVPEKNVNPPNPKCYVCAPTPQAVLVIDTSKVTIKELDEVVLKNRLNMVAPDVMIDGTGTVVISSEEGETEQNNDKLLEELGIKDGTILKVDDFQQNYSLTVTIVYRERSNLKGDSPDFLILADEKDLKPKEDNDLVKPSTSNGQVESSDDNVMIVDTETVPSAMAKKRKTESPEGIVSSKKRKLQVHDVDDDVSIIENDTNNDTAKLESKINKNSEDDDCLIVHDDNMQTAASQ